GGGGTCTGCACGTACTTGTTGGTCGTCACGCGCGAGATGGTCGACTCGTGCATGTTGATGTCCTCGGCGATGTCGCGCAGGACCATGGGCTTGAGCGCCGAGACGCCGTGCTCGAGGAAGTCCTTCTGGAACTTCACGATGGACGACGTAACCCGGTAGAGCGTGCGCTGCCTTTGATGGATGCTCCGGATGAGCCAGAGGGCCGATCGGAGCTTGTCCTGGATGTACTCCTTGGCGTTCGACGGCATTTCCTTTTGATAAAGAGCGTTCCGGTAGAAATTGCTGACCTGGAGCTTGGGAAGTCCGTCGTCGTTCAGAAACACGATGTATTCGGTACCCGCCTTCTCCACGAAGACGTCCGGGATGATGTACTGGGGCCGCTCGCTGCCGAAGGGCCGACCGGGCTTGGGCTCCAGCGTTGAGATGATGTGAGCGAGCTCGCGCAGCCTTTCCATGGAAATCTTCAAGTCCTTCAGGATGGCCGGATAGTTCTTTCGTTCCAGATCCTCGAGATGGTGATCGATCAGGGACTCGAGAAGACCTCTTTCGCGCTGCTCGAATGGTTTGATCTGGATCTTGAGGCATTCCTGGAGGTTTCGCGCCCCGATGCCCGGAGGATCAAGCTCTTGGATGCGCGCCAGGGTGCTCTCGATCTGAAAGAGCGAAACGCCCATTTTTTGGGCGATCTCGTTCAAGTCGCCCTTGATGTAGCCGTCGTCGTCGATGTTGCCGATCAGCTCCTCGGCGATTTCAATCTCCTCCTGCGGGACCGCCGCCATGTGGAGTTGCCAGAGGATGTGATCCTGAAGGGACGTGCCGGTCGGCGCCAGGTTCTCGTAGGGCGGGGGCTCGTCGCTGAAATCCCGGGACTCGCCGCCGCCGGACTCCGCGGCGTTGTAGTTGCCCATGTAATTTTCCCAGTCAAAATTGGTGGGCTCCTTCAGCGTGCCGTCCTTGGTGCCGACCTCGGCGGTTTTCTGCTCCTTGTCGTGCTGGTCGTGCAGGAGGGCCGAGGGTTCGGTGACCGAGACCTCCTCCTCCTCCTTGGACGCGGTCTCCTCGGGCGTTTCTTCCAGAATGGGGTTTTCGAGGAGTTCGTGCTGGACCAGGTTTTGAAGCTCGAGCCGCGAAAGCTGTAACAGCTTGATCGCCTGCTGCAGTTGCGGGGTGATGACGAGTTGCTGGGCCAGCTTCAGGCTCTGCTTGATTTCAAGGGCCATAAATCTGCCCAAATTTTAGAAACCAGGCCGGGCCTTGTCAAGAAAGGAGCCGCGATCGAAAACTATATTTTTTGGGGGGCTATTTAGTCTTGACTTTCGTGGTGTCGGAGAGGCCGGAGGCGGGACTTGCGGAGTCGGACGCGGCCGCGTCCGGCGCCTTGTCGACCTTTCCCGTCCATTGGCGGCGCCGCCCGTACTCGCAGGCGGCCTTGATGAAGCGCAGGAAGAGCGGATGCGGCTGGTGCGGGCGCGACTTGAACTCCGGGTGGAACTGGCAACCCAGGAACCACGGATGCTTCTTCAATTCCACCATCTCGACCAGCCCGCCCTGGGGACAGACGCCCGAGACGACCAATCCCTTGCCCGTGAGCTTGTCCATGTAGAAATTGTTGAACTCAAAGCGGTGGCGGTGGCGCTCC
The genomic region above belongs to bacterium and contains:
- the rpoN gene encoding RNA polymerase factor sigma-54, whose product is MALEIKQSLKLAQQLVITPQLQQAIKLLQLSRLELQNLVQHELLENPILEETPEETASKEEEEVSVTEPSALLHDQHDKEQKTAEVGTKDGTLKEPTNFDWENYMGNYNAAESGGGESRDFSDEPPPYENLAPTGTSLQDHILWQLHMAAVPQEEIEIAEELIGNIDDDGYIKGDLNEIAQKMGVSLFQIESTLARIQELDPPGIGARNLQECLKIQIKPFEQRERGLLESLIDHHLEDLERKNYPAILKDLKISMERLRELAHIISTLEPKPGRPFGSERPQYIIPDVFVEKAGTEYIVFLNDDGLPKLQVSNFYRNALYQKEMPSNAKEYIQDKLRSALWLIRSIHQRQRTLYRVTSSIVKFQKDFLEHGVSALKPMVLRDIAEDINMHESTISRVTTNKYVQTPRGLFELKFFFNARVPSGNGDGLTSEAVKEEIRKLVTGEDPKKPLSDQIITDQLNKNNIQIARRTVAKYRELMGILPASRRRQVL